The following nucleotide sequence is from Anguilla rostrata isolate EN2019 chromosome 3, ASM1855537v3, whole genome shotgun sequence.
TCTGCTTTAccactttttgttttaaatttacacAGTGACTTAAACCAAAACAACACAGTGTACATCAAACAGTTAAAAGTGTATGATAATTAATGACATTATAAACTGTAAAGCAAGTGTCTGGAAAAACACTACCTAAGTTGGTTTTATTATGAGAGAGAAATACATATCTCTTTTGGACCCAAGTTGATTTTATTATGAGAGAGAAATACATACCTCTTTTGGTTTTATGCaaagtttcagaaaatatatataaccaCAATAGGCAAAGAAAGAATGTTTCGCTTCTTGACTTTGAGTAAAGCAACATTCCACACTTCTATCTGTGCAATATCCTTAGCTTAGTAGTAGCGAGGACTGCGCAGCAGCATCACAttgatgggagagagaggctagTGTACAGATATCCAGCTAAGGTAAGTATATTACACAAATAAGTGTTAACAGAGTGAAATGTTGCTTTAAGAGTTGTAACAGCCACTTACTATATTACATCTTTTGAAATTCCAGCATACTTGATACAACCTGACAACTTGCATCCAATTTCCAATACCTGTAAAACGTCAAATATAAAGCAGGGAGTCCCTGCGACAAGTTTTTGTTGACTAAAACTAGActaaaatgttttgagttttcGTCGACTAAAACTAAGAAGGataaaaatgactaaatgtgACTAAAACTAATGTGCATTTTCATCTAAAGACTAAGACTAAATCTAAAATAGCTGCCAAAATTGACACTGGTTGAAGGCCATTATTGATTTGCTCTTTTAGGAAATGATTGTCTCTATACTAGTGTATAAGACTTTGCTAAATGTATCTGCATTGTAGTGAAGAAGAGCTATCTCTATATGCATGTGGTTGCATACagtatcatttatatttttgaactATCATATTACATTTAAGGAGAATTACACacttattaaatattaaattaaaataacaaaaaactgtACTGGGTTCTTATCACAGTGTGAagccaatatatatatatatttttttatcaggaatttttttttgcagaatgcaAATACAGAGCTGCATAAATCCTAATGAGTTACTAACCTGCCGAATGTGTCCGGTCTCTGGTGGGCTCAGGGTGTCCGTCTGGGTAAAATGAATGTCAGCTAAAGGTGATCCTCAGATGAAGTTGTCTTTCAGGTAATTGTGACTATTTGACTTTAGTGTTCTGACTTTTATAACGTGGATGGGGGAGTGGCTACCTCCTGAATTTTACCAGAAAGAACACTTACGGGAGGACGAGTGCAGCCTTTGcggaaatatgaaaataaccAGTTAAGCGTTATTTTGAAGCAATGTTAattacagacatggcagataatacttttaatggcaggcttagatttgaattaatgacttgtagacagtgctttgtatatgtcagtaacttggcatttttgtacattgaaaacatgttattCATCAGATATCATGTATTTGTGTTCATTATCAGTGTGACCGTTTTGActgaaagaaaatcaatatactTGCCAGGAAGAAGTCATTATCTATACGACCGGTAAGATTATCTACTGGACCAAAGTGCAATGCTGATTTTTGAGTTTAATTTCAGGGCCGTCTGTGGTAATGTCAGTACACTCGGTTTGTCGCCTTGTTTGCAagatagctaatgttaaactcgATCAAAACGGTGAAAGCAGAACGGTGTAAATTGTGGGTGTACTTTATTTGGATTTGAGAAACGTGAATGAATTTCCAGCAAAGAGttcacagatgcaaaagcaatactttaaatgttttgttttagttagccagcaaggCGAAACATCTAACCTCAGCACCACGCAAATATTCTACTTTTCCTCTGCCCAAAGAAATGTTTATCTGCAGTTCTAGTGGGAACTTAAATTCATTTGCATGTGGCCACACATGCTGAACCCATGTAGTGTATCATTactcaaatgcattttcaaattttcataATACCAAGTGTTCAAGATAGCAAACCGCCTGTCTAGCTGCACATGTAATTTGCAGATAAGTTTGTTGCCAAAATTGCACTCTTTCTTTATAACAATCCAATGCAGCTCTTGTTTAAATTAGTCCAAATTTGACCTATGAGCAGTTGAAGATGTTTCATCTTAACTTTGATCTTAGAAATCGTACCGTTGATAGCATAAACCACAAAATTAGTGTGAGATGCTCctttaaaatcagaaaaaatattttctgagcgATTGTTAACCTATGACACCTTTATCAAACATccacttttggccatgtaacACACCATATTAATATTTAACTAACACTTTCTTTTCAGTATTTGCGATGATGCGTAAACCAGAATTGGTTTGTTTCATTATCTGTACGACCGGTAACATTATCTACTGGACCAAAGTGCAATGCTGATTTTTGAGTTTAATTTTATGGCCGTCTGGGGTAATGTCAGTACCCTCGGTTTGTCGCCTTGTTTGCAagatagctaatgttaaactcgGTCAAAACGGTGAAAGCAGAACGGTGTAAATTGTGGGTGTACTTTATTTGGATTTGAGAAACATGAATGAATTTCCAGCAAAGAGttcacagatgcaaaagcaatactttaaatgttttgttttagttaGTCAGCAAGGCGAAACATCTAACCTCAGCACCACGCAAATATTCTACTTTTCCTCTGCCCAAAGAAATGTTTATCTGCAGTTCTAGTGGGAacttctggataagagcatctgctgactGTTATAAAGTCAGTGGCAGTATTGGAGAAATATCTTTTGGGTACCGGTTGATTCAAGGGCGCTATGTTTTTTCACTCTTCTGGAGTGTGAATGTGGACAGGAGAAGGAAGGGAGACTTGCGTCATTCCTGGTCAATTAACCAATCAATGCAgagcatgtgaaaaaaaacatgtaacatCCATCTAAAATGGTCTGTTTAGTTTGAAGGGTAAGAAACTCCCAGGATTTATCTTTTAAACATGTACTGCAAAATTTCCCCCCATGTAAAACCTCATCAATATGTTTGGTAGAGCTTGTGGAATAACGTATAACTTGCCAAAAAGTTTAATAGGGGGTCTTTAAGAATTTTTAAACGTTGTAGCAGTTTAATGTGTAAAATGCAATGTGGATAACACAATGACATTACTTTGTGAAGCACTGCTAACGGTCATCAGATTATTATATATAGAACATGAaaggtaaaaagaaaatatagagGTAATTGTTTTCTTCATTGTTTTAACGTGGTGTCTATCTAATTAGAGGCATGTCACAAACAATGTGAATAACACTGAACTGCTGGcagttttcaaataataatatttttcaaataaatgcactcGGGATATTTCTAAATAACACATTATTAATAGCGTTTGATGTGTTAGCTGAATATGTCTCACTGTATTGTTTATGCTTATTGTGTGTAATGTTCATTTAGTGACTGTATTGACTTAAAAATACGAGAAGAAGCAGGTTGCAGTGAAAGCCTTTATTGCCGTGAAGCATATTGTTTCAACTGGTTATAAGCTCCAGTTAGATGAGTGCATTAATTTTAGCATAGCTCTTATCATTTTCACTGCACGTATATCAGAGGTATCTTCACTTACAATATATGACCCTCTTCATAGTGCACAGGTAACTTGTCCGCATTGCAGTCGATGACGATGTTTCTCACGCTGTCGGATCCTTTGTATTCGCATGGGGGCAGGTCTGATCCCCCCTTGCGTGTGCAGGTGATGACACGAAATTGTTGCAACGATCTGCGAAGAACTCTGCCATCCCGCATAGTGTAGGGTTCCCCGGCCTTGTCACAGACAGCGTTTATGAGGTTTGTGGTAGATGTAGAAATGACACTGTTGACCTCTTTGCAATGGTTGTGATTATAACGTTTGTTGATAATACTCATCTTGTTATTACAGTCTTTCACCGCCATGCCATTTTGGTAATGCTGAATTATGAATTTTTGGTATTGTGTGTCCTGTGAAATCACTGTGCAAGTGATGGCAAGGATCaggaagagcagagagaaggTGGCCTTCATGATTGCGCCTGGGGAACATACACACAATTAGTGAGTATTATTTGTTGAAACTCTGATATATTTCAAAAGCTTCAGTATTGCCATACATTACACATGTAAGCCAATAAACAGCTAAATAGCCCACTtcctctcatacacacatgaccacggacatgcgcacacatacacgcaacaTACACCAACCTCAGCCCTCAGCTCATCTTACtccaatgtaaatatttcataatgtaatTTCAGAGTTGCTGGCAGGCTGTCCTGCTATAAAACTTTTAGTCTGCTAAACTGTATCAGTCAATATACGTACTGCACACATTGTTGAAGGCAGTGTTCATTTCGTTAAAGAAAATGTTGACGAAAAATATGCGTCAACGACCTTTTTCCCATGACTAAGACGACACCTTGACGATTCGAAAATAAAAACTGCGACTAAATCTCTTTTCATTTTCGTTAACGAGACGAGACTAAAACGTTAGTGATGGACTAACGGATATTGAAATTGCATGAATTCTTTTTTCCAATCGTGCATGCATCTACCGGTATCTTGCAAAATCTAAGCAAAGCAGTGCATTCTTGTCATTGGTTGAATGCTGCCCGGATCCTACCTCTCCACACAGAtgatacacacagtacacacgtGCCACACCTGCCAGCGAGAGCACCAAATTAGGGAGTGATTAATGATAATACGATGGCTTCAACACCAATTCAAGGGCTCGGTAGAAAAAAGGGAACTGATATATGGACACACTTTATTTACAATTCAGCAGAAAGGGAAACACAATGCACACTAGTAACGGGAGAGAAACCCTGCGGCCACAAATTAGGTGGGAAGAATACAACCAACCTGAAGTGACACCTGAAGGCATATCACCCTGCTATTTATTCCACGGTAAGTTCATGTCAATGATAACTAATGTTAACTAGTCAGTATataagttagctaacgttaggttAACGTTGAGGTGGTTAATTTCTGCTACTGCTGATATCATACTGTATCTGATGCTGAGACTCTGATTGTTAAAGCACTCTGCTTTAccactttttgttttaaatttacataGTGGCTTAAACCAAAACAACACAGTGTACATCAAACAGTTAAAAGTGTATGATAGTTAGACATTGTAAACTGTAAAGCAAGTGTCTGGAAAAACACTACCTAAGTTGGTTTTATTATGAAAGAGAAATACATATCTCTTTTGGACCCAAGTTGATTTTATTATGAGAGAAATACATAGGCTACCTCTTTTGGTTTTATGCaaagtttcagaaaatatatataaccaCAATAGACAAAGAAAGAATGTTTCGCTTCTTGACTTTGAGTAAAGCAACATTCCACACTTCTATCTGTGCAATATCCTTAGCTTAGTAGTAGCGAGGACTGCACAGCAGCATCACAttgatgggagagagaggctagTGTACAGATATCCAGCTAAGGTAAGTATATTACACAAATAAGTGTTAACAGAGTGAAATGTTGCTTTAAGAGTTGTAACAGCCACTTACTATATTACATCTTTTGAAATTTCAGCATACTTGATACAACCTGACAACTTGCATCCAATTTCCAATACCTGTATTAACCtagtttaattaatttgaatagaAAACATCAAATATAAAGCAGGGAGTCCCTGCGACGAGTTTTTGTTGACTAAAACTAGActaaaatgttttgagttttcGTCGACTAAAACTAAGAAGGataaaaatgactaaatgtgACTAAAACTAATGTGCATTTTCATCTAAAGACTAAGACTAAATCTAAAATAGCTGCCAAAATTGACACTGGTTGAAGGCCATTATTTGCTCTTTTAGGAAATGATTGTCTCTATACTAGTGTATAAGACTTTGCTAAATGTATCTGCATTGTAGTGAAGAAGAGCTATCTCTATATGCATGTGGTTGCATACagtatcatttatatttttgaactATCATATTACATTTAAGGAGAATTACACacttattaaatattaaattaaaataacaaaaaactgtACTGGGTTCTTATCACAGTGTGAaggcaatatatatatttttttttatcaggagttttttttgcagaatgcaAATACAGAGCTGCATAAATCCTAATGAGTTACTAACCTGCCGAATGTGTCCGGTCTCTGGTGGGCTCAGGGTGTCCGTCTGGGTAAAATGAATGTCAGCTAAAGGTGATCCTCAGATGAAGGTGTCTTTCAGGTGAGTGTGACTATTTGAGTTTAGTGTTCTGACTTTTATAACGTGGATGGGGGAGTGGCTACCTCTGATGTCATCAGAATTTTACCCAAAAGCCtttattctttgaaaataaaaaaactgcacgTCAAGATTAAGAAGATCACATAAAATGGGGTGCACAACTCTGATCCTTAAGggctggtctgtgtgctggtttttgttccaacctaTTCccttagttttctgacagctagCTATGCTGGTTCATTCCTTGAGCATGGTAAAATTTTCAGGTTAAACTTGCAGTCTGGGGCTGTAGCTGCTGCTTGTACAACTGACAGATCAAGAGATGATtgaactaattaaataattaagaagttGGCACAAACTTGTGAAATGGATCAGCTCTTTTTGTGCATCCCTGGTGTAGATGCTGTTCTGCTGGTGTACTGACCAAGCAGAAATGAAAGATaaagaaagggggaggaaaGGACAGAGAAGTGAAATGAGAAATGCTCAGTGTCAAGTATAAAGAGCTGCTAAAATGTCTGAATAGGAACATCATCAGTCCCtgaatgcatataaatataaatccaaAGAAGTTTCCTGCATAGTTTGGTTGGTAAAAGTACTGGTCTTAAGGGCAGGCTGGGTCCTTCAGTCATATTAGATGTAAATGTTGATGACATGATAATAACAGAGACTAGTAAGACACTGTTAGCTTAATCCCACCAGGGGTCTGGTGGAATCAATGCCAGCGATGAAGCcaggatttattatttatttattttgggagaCTGGCAGATGGCTGCAACAAGTTACTTTTGTTCTCTTTTCCTGtaaacacattttgcacaagaaaaaaaactggtggtGGTATTTTAACCCAAAAACCTCTCCCTATGTCATTGGTAAACACATTCCAGTTGTTTGATacaggctctcctgtagtaccaTATGGGCTGCGGTTTGTAGAACAGTCATTGGCTCACAGCTAgagaagaaaaacccccaaacacgtctgactgatcagaaacacccttcgggaggcaggtgtggatgtatCAGTGACTACCGTATGCAGAAGACTTCggaaacagaactacagagtcTCCACTGCAAGATGTAAACCACTGGCTAAGCGCCAAAACAGGGTGGCCACGTTACAATTTTCCAAGAACTACCTAAAGGAGCTTGCAGagttctggggaaaaaaaacatcttgtggACTGGTGAAACCAATATGCTTCCATCATGTTTGTATAGTACTTATGTGATAATGGCTGGTGCCTTTTATTTGTCTGTTAGCTTTGGGCTGGGATCCAACCTGTTAACTGGAAATAAACTGTGGCACTGAATAAACAGTCCACACCTTATttcacctgtgttttgtagttgtccaatgaccatgatatgcacttttgtacgtcgctttggataaaattgtctgctaaataaatgtaatgtaatgtaactaaaCCCATGCTCTGTCAAACAGGGGTATGGACAGAAGGGGCGTAATACCAATTTCAGTGCCAGAGGGTGCTGTCTGGgggtgtccacacacacacacacacacacacacacacacatctttgaAATGACCCCTGAGTTATTCCCACATTAAGAGTGAAAACATCCGTCTGCATGCATTTAGAGAGATAATCACAATGCTCAGGTAAGGTACATGCAGTAGGGTGAGATCACAAGGTTTAACAACCTTGCACATGGGGTCCGCAGCCAGACAATCTCCACACAGTTCATGTGAATATTATTACActtaaataattacacaatttttattgttttatttggctGCTGGTCAAGGCCTATACAAATACTTTGCCCCTTTCACAGTTTTGCAGAATATGCGACGAAATAACAGACCAGTATATGTGTATAAATCTATAAGCATTGTTTCCTTTAAATGTGACAGGGACTGATGGCTGTGAGTAACAAGATAAAAGCCCCTCACTGTAATGTCTGTTTAGGtctttcatgttacattacaggcatttagcagatgctcttatccagagcgacttacacaacatagcGACTTACACGACATAGCATTTTAGTAtccattgtatccatttatacagctggatatatactgaagcaattcaggttaggtaccttgcgcAAGGGTACAGCCAAGCACAGAAACCAAGCACAGAAGCAGGAGTTGAGGGAGTTGGTCAGCCAGAACCAGGATGTGTTCTCCAGTGAACCGGGACACACCGATCTGGTACAGCACCACATCATCACTGAaccttgcaggacatgactcaattctatgtgcctgctcgaccactccgctctgcagcagcagggcgtcttgtaacccctcccacccgcccaaagggatcacagagcttctccaccctagctccccagtggtggaacgaactccccgtccctctccgaacctccccctcactatccatcttccgccgtggcctgaagactcatctcttcagactatacctagaataaccaccaccacgctgtattaaaaaaaaaaaaaaaaaaaacccttttccctgtcacttgttacatgttgccccatccctgcacttcttggtaaattgtatttgtcctaatactctagcttattcttctgcctagtttggctttgcagatgttagaccaggatgaGTGTTCTTTTCCAGGcttagaaatagctttacaaaataagtaattgtaccatTTACTGAACCCGTGGTTCAGCAGTTCACGATCAGAAAATGCACTTTAGCAAGTCGCTTGGTAAGCAGCCATGCTAATGAAGgaatgaatgtaaataattaatgtaacCTGGGAAAAAGGTGAAATTGAGACCCTACCGCATACCAGAAGCGAGGAGAGACGCTATCAGGGACGAGGTAAAAGTTATGTTGGAAGCTGGAATCATCGAAGAGTTGAATAGTGAGTGGTGCAGCCCCATAGTGTTGATACCGAAACCAGACGGCACCATTCGcttctgtaattattttagaaaattgaatgaaatctCAAAGTTCAATGTCTACCCGATGCCCCGAATTGATGAACTAATAGAACAGCTAGGCACACTTGACCTGACGAAGGGTTACTGGCAGGTGTCCTTAGCTCCCGAGGCGCGGGAGAAAACTGCTTTCGCCACCCCTGACGGGCTGTTCCACTACAGGAAGCTGCCCTTTGGATTGCACGGGGCCCCACCCACCTTCCAGAGGTTGATGGACCAGGTTCTTTGTCCCCATCATGAGTATGCCGCGGCCTACCTCGATGATATTGTAATCCATGGGAACGAGTGGGAGATCCACCTAAACCaggtgaatgcagttttacaggccttaaggggggtggggctaaCAGCTaacccaaaaaaaatgttggctcGGCCTACGGGAGGCTGAGTACCTGGGGTACACGATCCTTACAGCCCTTTGCTTTCTCTGTCATCCACAGATCAGGTGCAGCCCATGGAAATGCCGAtgccctctccaggagggaTGCTCTAGGGAGCTGgaccgcccctccctcccggtcGGAACTGAGGGGAGCGGGTGTGTGgcagacggcagggagaggtgaggggagtggtAATTGAGGGCAGATATGTTGCAgcccgctggctccacccccgagccttatatggacttcctgccCCAACGAGGCAAGCCTGGGCTTCATTAAGCCATTAAGTGTAGGGGGATAAAAGGGGAAGCGGGTTGCACAAACAGTTCAAAGTACCGTGAGAGAA
It contains:
- the rnasel3 gene encoding ribonuclease-like 3, which gives rise to MKATFSLLFLILAITCTVISQDTQYQKFIIQHYQNGMAVKDCNNKMSIINKRYNHNHCKEVNSVISTSTTNLINAVCDKAGEPYTMRDGRVLRRSLQQFRVITCTRKGGSDLPPCEYKGSDSVRNIVIDCNADKLPVHYEEGHIL